The following coding sequences are from one Primulina eburnea isolate SZY01 chromosome 15, ASM2296580v1, whole genome shotgun sequence window:
- the LOC140814012 gene encoding uncharacterized protein has protein sequence MMSGNYTSIHNQNLTGSVPAVSDPAVIESNLQTFPPVVPQGKISGASRPPRDADDTFTKSASGSDEPQQTSWFQSFTIAAYKPYFDVDTSDVLERMKYSLFPFGGSFNEKTANQPDLYGPFWICTTLIFVAASIGTFVTYLAHKLQKKEWDYDINLVTWSAGLFYGYVIIVPLLLYIVLKYFSAPSGFAQLLCLYGYSLFVFIPALCLSIVPYEIFRWVVAGVAGLMSATFVAINLRNHIKSAGESWVLIVAAIFLLQLALALVLKFYLFNISI, from the exons ATGATGTCCGGCAACTACACATCCATTCACAATCAAAACCTCACCGGATCTGTTCCG GCAGTTTCCGATCCAGCTGTTattg AATCGAATCTCCAGACATTTCCGCCGGTAGTTCCTCAGGGGAAGATATCTGGCGCCTCACGACCCCCTCGTGACGCTGACg ATACATTTACCAAATCTGCATCTGGTTCTGATGAGCCCCAGCAAACTTCTTGGTTTCAATCTTTCACAATTGCTGCATATAAGCCTTATTTTGATGTTGACACATCTGATGTTCTAGAAAGGATGAAATATTCTCTATTTCCTTTCGGTGGAAGCTTCAATGAGAAAACTGCCAACCAACCAGATTT GTATGGACCTTTCTGGATCTGCACTACCTTAATATTTGTCGCGGCTTCCATTGGTACATTTGTTACCTACTTAGCACACAAACTGCAAAAAAAGGAATGGGATTATGATATTAATCTGGTTACATGGTCTGCGGGTTTGTTCTATGGATATGTTATTATAGTGCCTCTACTCTTGTATATAGTCCTCAAATACTTCTCAGCACCGTCTGGTTTCGCGCAGCTGCTGTGTCTGTACGGCTACTCTCTGTTTGTCTTCATTCCTGCTTTG TGTTTGTCTATTGTTCCATATGAAATCTTCAGATGGGTGGTTGCTGGTGTAGCGGGTTTAATGTCTGCTACATTTGTTGCTATTAACCTCAGAAACCACATCAAGTCTGCAGGTGAAAGCTGGGTTTTGATTGTAGCTGCCATATTCTTGTTGCAGCTAGCTCTTGCTTTGGTCCTTAAGTTCTACTTGTTCAACATCTCCATATAA